Part of the ANME-2 cluster archaeon genome is shown below.
TATCACTGGCAAAAAGCTCATCACAAAAATCCGGCACCCATTTTAACAGATGTTCATCTATGAACCTTTGTTGTAACTCAAGATACGTGTTATCGTTTTCATGGAGCAATTTTTCACCAAGATAATTCATAAATCTCAATTCAAACGCGATATTGTCTTCAGGTTCGGAATAATCATTACTCTCAACACCGGCTTCGCGGTAAAATTGCTTTAATTCCAGAAGTGATGGTCCGCGCATTTTATTATCTCTGTACATTGATTCGTAAGGTGGTGCCGGAAGTCTACCTGGTCCAATAAAAAGGGTCGTGAACTCTTCATGGAGTTTTTCATATACTGTACCCACATCTTTGCAGTTCATCATATATTCATTTAACAGGTTACCCCCCTCCTCTGTGTAAGAATTTATATTACGTAGACCTGAAGGTATGAGAAATGTACCTTTCACCAGATCAATAGCAAGCTGTTTCGGAGGTTCTTCAAGGAACATACGATATAAGAAGGCATAGATGTTATTCCTGAATTGCATACATCCTTTTATTTTGTCCATAAATAATTGGATAGTCCAATAGTATAAATATGATTGTTATTCGAAATTACAATATTATCACATTTCAACTTAACAATAAAAATTAAAATTAAAATTAAAACCTTCAAAGTATAGATAGTTATAAATGTAATAACAAACAATTAATAATTGAATTTAGATATTAGGGGGTAGTTGTATATGATATCTGAAAAACAAAAGCAATTTCAATTAAAAATAACAAGACGCACATTTGCCAAAGCAACTGTTGCCCTTAGCGCCACTGCTACATTGGGTGGGTATGCAGGACACAGAGATTTTTTTAAGAACGATATAATTAGACTGGCAAGTGCTGCCAATGATACACAAGGAATTGACGAAACACTTATCAAGACTATATGTTCACACTGTGCGGTAGGTTGCGGTGTACTTGGAAAAGTAGAAGACGGAGAACTAATCGGACTGGAACCATGGGAAGATCATCCAATCAATCATGGCGGGATGTGTTCCAAAGGAACAGCAATAGCTGAAATGGTCAATTCTGAACGCCGTCTAAAATATCCGATGGAGAAAGTGAATGGAAAGTGGGTTCGAAAATCATGGGACGACGCTATCAATAAAATCTCCGCCAAGATGACAGAGATCAGAGATACCTACGGCCCGGACTCTGTGATGTTCATAGGGTCAGCGAAAATGACCAATGAGGAATGTTACCTGTTCAGGAAGATGGCCGCTTTCTGGGGAACCAATAACGTTGACCATCAGGCCAGGATCTGCCACTCGACAACAGTTGCAGGGCTTGGCAATACATGGGGTTTCGGTGCCCAGACCAATAATGTTAATGATATGCGTCACACAAAATGTGCATTCTTTATAGGATCTAATGCTGCCGAGGCACATCCTGTAAGTATGCAGCATTTCCTTACAGCCAAGGATAGGGGTGCCAAACTCATTGTAGTGGACCCCAGATTTACCAGAACAGCTGGAAAAGCTGATATTTATGCCAGAATGAGACCGGGAACAGATATACCAATATTGCTCGGGATAGTCAATGTCCTTGTGAATAATGGCTGGCATGATGTAGAATTTATCAAGAACAGGACAATAGGATTCGAGGATCTCTGGGAGATTGCAAAAGATTACACTCCTGAAGTTGTAGAAAATATATCATGGGTTCCTGCCGATAGCATCAGATTGATCGCAAGGACAATGTACGAGAACAAACCTTCTACTCTTGTCTGGGCCATGGGCCAGACCCAGCATAGCGTTGGGACGAATAATATCCGTATGGATGCTATAGTAAGTCTTGTTCTCGGTCATGCGGGTATGTCAGGTGGAGGTGTCCAGGCCCTCAGAGGACATGATAATGTTCAGGGTTCTACAGACATGTGTATCCTTGCGCACAGTCTGCCCGGTTATTACGGTCTTTCAGATAAAGCATGGGGGCACTGGGTCGATGTTTGGAATACAAAATCCCCGGTAACAATGGATTGGATGAAAGGTAGGTTCGACCTTCAAAATGATTCAACACTCATGAACAAAAATGGATTCACCGTTGCACGGTGGTATGAAGGTGCAATACTGCCTGAAGATCAGATCGATCAGCCCCATAATATTAAAATGGTCATTGTTTGGGGTCATTCTTTGAACTCCATTACAGAGATGAAAAGAATGAAAGAGGCGCTGGAAAAAGTTGATCTGGTAGTAAGTGTGGATCCCCACTCCACCATTGCATCAGCGCTTCCCGAACGTGATAATGGAATCATTGCACTACCGGCATCCACAGTGTTCGAAAAGGACGGCACGGTGACAACAACCGGAAGGCAGGTCCAATGGAGGAATAAACTGGTTGAACCCAGATTTGACAGCAAACCAGATGGAGAGATCATACAAATGCTGACAACAAAACTGGGCTTTGGTGAACACTTTACCTATTCCGGACCTGAGGAAATCGTAAGGGAATGGAACCTGGGCATGGGTGCCATTGCCTTGGTAGGACAGACACCTGAGAGGCTTAAAAGGCAGCAGGAACATTGTGCGGACTTTGATGTGGAAACGACCAGGGCAACGGGTGGTCCATGTAAAGGTGAATACTATGGTATGCCATGGCCTTGCTGGACACCAGACCATTGCGGAACTCCGATTTTATACGATGTCAGCAAACCAGTAAGCGATGGGGGACACGATTTTAGAGCCAATTGGGGTACGACGGTCCCGGATAATCCAACCGGGAAGCATATAGGTGATGATCTGCTTCGAGGTGACAAACCTGTTGCTCAGGTGGGATATGCTTATGATCTTACCCTGAACACATCACGAGAGGCACTGGCCAGAGGCGATCCCCCAACGGGTCGTGCAAGGGCAAGGTTATGGGCATGGAACCTGCCTGACCCTGTACCAATACATAGAGAACCCATTGAAAGCCCGAGACCGGATCTTATTGAGGATTATCCCACATATGATGATGTTCCCTTCCAATATAGAGTCCCGGCACCGTATATAACCAACCAGACTGCACGAAAGCACATTGTTGATAAGTATCCTGTTGTGCTTTCTACAGGAAGACAGGTTGAGCATATGGGTGGTGGAGCCGAGACAAGAAGCTGCCCATACACGGTTGAACTCGCGCCTGAGATGTATGCGGAGATCAGTCCGGCACTGGCAGCAGACATCGGGGTCAAACACTGGGACTTCGTCTGGGTCGAGACCTTACGGGGCAAGTGCAAAGTGAGGGCAAATGTGACTAAAGCAATGACGAAAACACCGGAGCAAAGCCATGAAGTAGCCTTCATGCCGTACCACTGGGCAGGCATCTTTGAAGGAAAATCTTATGGGGACAGGTACCCGCCCGGGACTGCAGAGCTGGCTCTTGGCGATTCGGTTAATATCATCTGTGGCGATGGCTATGACAGAAGTATGCAGATGCAGGAAACAAAGGTTTGTCAATGCAAGATATATCCGGCATAGGAGGTGTGAGAAATGGTAACAAATAAATTCCTGGCAGATACTGACCGCTGCATAAAATGCGGTGGATGTGAGGTTGCATGTAAACAGCAGAACGATGTACCTTACGGTATGAGGCGGATAAAAGTAATAACTATCAACAAAGGCGAACCCGGTGAAAAAAATGTACCCATGCCTTGCATGCACTGTGCTGACCCTCCATGCGCTAAAGCATGTCCGGTAGATTCTATATATAAGCGGGAAGATGGTGTAGTCCTCGTCGATAAAGATAAATGCATCGGTTGCGGTTATTGTTTATTTGCTTGTCCGTTCGGAGCCCCACAGTTCGAAGCCAGTGGAATATTCGGCAGTAAAGGGAAGATGGATAAGTGTACGTTCTGTGTGGAGCCGTATCAACAGAAAGAGAATGGTCAACTGGTACAGAATGATGCAGTTGCCAGGTGCTCGAAATTCTGTTCATGCAAGGGACTGTTAGCCGGTGATGCTGAAAAGATAACAGCAGAAATGCGAGAGCGTGCAGCAACACGATTGGCCGTTGAAACTTGAGATTGAAACGTTTTTGAGGCCAGACCATGAGCGTGACAAAATTACAATTGGAGGCTGTTTCAGTTATCGCTGCAATTATAGTTATTGCCGTGCTGATAACATATGCTCTCGACCAATCTGTTCCAAACCAGTTATCCAGGATACCTGACGAAACAGCTTATGAACAGGGAATGGAGATAAATTCTTGGGTTGATTTGGCAATGAAGATCATCATTGCAGTTGCAGTCATAGTGATTATAGGGCTTGAATTGTTCGAGCATATCACGATTTCCGGTTATTTCAGGAAAAAGAAGGTGAGGGAGTAACATGGCCGGTGAAGCAGAACAGTTTATTGAGAGGTTTTCCAGAATTCAGGTTGCGGTTCATGTAACAGGTGCACTTAGCATATTGATATTGTATATCACAGGATTCCCGATATCTTTCCCTGAGCAACTGGGCTGGATACCGGCAATACTTTTCGGTTACTCCGGGACCATGTTCATACACAGGGTTGCTGGTATAGTATTATCATTAGCCATTTTTATTACGGTAATATACCATACTTTAAATTCGATCTTTATTCATGAACACTTCCTCAGACATGTCCTGCCTAAAAAAAAGGATTTCAGTGATGTAATCACTGACATTAAGTATACATTCGGATTTGGAGACGAGAAACCACAATACGGAAAATATAGCTGGATGGAAAAAATTGACATTTACAGTGTTATTTTTGTCGATGGGATCATCCTGGGACTCTCAGGGGCAATATTGATGATGCCATTTCTGTTTATGAAAATAATACCAATCCATCTGATGCTTTCATTTAAAAGCATTCATGCCGGATTTGCCATAATAAGTATGGTCGGGATTTTTTTCCATTTCTATATGGCCCATCTCAGTCCCGAACACTTCCCAATGGACTGTGGTATTTTCAGCGGAGAAATGTCAGTTAAGGAAGCTGAAGAGAAATATCCTGAATGGGTCCGTGAGATCAAAGATGAAGGAGTAGTTGTGGTATGAAATCCCGAAATATTATCGGCATTATAATTGTCACTTCATCTAGCATTTCTTTTTTACTTGCAGGCACCAATGTTGTTACAAGCGGGCCACTAATTGCTGCCGGACTTTCACTTGGAATGCTGTTAATAATAAGTTCGATATTTGTAATGATATACGGACTGCTCATTTCTAAACATACAATAGAACGAGTCAAATATTGAATTGTTTTTCTTCCCTGAAAAACCATAATGTTGGGCTTTAGGAATAAACATCATTATATTGTGTGACACAATGCCAAAAATCGGTTATTCCAACGAATATATCAGATACAGATGCGACTACAAATCTGTGTAAATACATGAAATCCGTGTCTTTTTATATTTCCAGACACGGATTAACATTGAATAACACCGATCTTACCTAAAGTCGGTGTAAAAAATAAATGGAAAATGGGATTGTGCTCCAAATCATATTTTTGGAATAGAGAGTACTGTATGTCAGCAATGATCCCGTCTCTTTTATTCCAAAGATTTCAAGAGCACAACTATGGTTTCGGAAAATCTTGTCAATAATTGTCACAAAATCATTTTCCCTTTGTTTCATTTTTAAGGTATTTCAGAGCTCCAACTAATAGATTCATTGTATCACTAATATCCTGTATCTCATCATTCGTTGTTATTATTGGCAACTCAGTATCTAATTCTCCGTTAGCAATTTTATTTCCAACCTCACTCATCTTATTCAAGGGTCCAGTTATCTTATTAGAAAATATATATATTATTAATCCGCCCAGTAAGATCGAAAGTAAAGATACTGCAAAGATTATTGTTCTGGTTTTATTTAATTCAACGAAGAATTCATCTGTATAAGCAGATGTTGCAACAATCCCCATTCAGGGTAATAGGCGTATGCAACAAGACTATCTCGTGCAGTTAATTCTCCTTTGTTTTTCCAGGGATAATAAATTGTTTTTGTTTCGCCCGCTTTCAGGTTCTTTGCGTTAGTGACAATTTCTTGAATAATTTTATTTCCTTTTTCATCTTCTGCTTCCCAAATATTATCTCCATCACTTTCTCTTCCTTTTGACAAAACATAATTTCCTTGTTCATCTAAAATAAAGATGTAACCGCTTTTTCCTATTACTTGTCTTGCCATGTTCTCCTTTAATTTTTCCTGGAATATATCTTCTTTAACACCAACATATAATATGCCTATTATCTCATTCGTATTACTATCTATGATAGGTTCGTATGCAGTTAGATACCAGGCATTCACAATAAATGCCCTGCCATAAAATGATTCTCCATTCATTATTGTTTCATACCTATTTTCCGCAACTTTAAAATTGCTAAACTCTGAATTTATTTCGGCCCTTGTTATTCATCCCCAGAGTATGCTTCAAGTGGCACTCCAGCCAACCTAAGTACTTCTATCTGCTTGGCCAATATCTCTGTCTGGAAGGTCTGTACCAGGGTATTCTGTGACCATAACCGATGGAATTCGATATTATCAAAGAGAGACAATAACCTGGAAGCAGTTGGTGATTCGCAATCTCGGTCTTCAGGATAGATAGAAATGCACTCCAACCCATCATTCTTCATTTCCAATCTGACCTCTCTTTCAATCAGGGCCTGTATAAGCATAGCAAGAAAAAATACAAACAGCAAACCTTCGATTCGAGTAACACTCTTCAATAGCACAGGTGCAACTTTATGGACGGTCTTTAATTGTTCATGCCTCTTTTCCAACCAGGGCTGATACTTGTAATTGTCCAGAATCTCAACCAACGAAAGATCCTCACAATTTGTTATTAACGGAAACATCCCATCGCTTCGTGCATCGAAATCGATATTCTTTTTCCTGGAACTCCATTTCACATGGAATCTCTTTTGTACCATACACTTAAATCTTGTATTTGAGTTTGGACGCCCACGTTTCTCCTGTTTGAAAACAGTTTCCTTTTCTTCAAGAATCTCGTAATCCACCCATCGATGTGCAAATTCACCAAGCGCCTTATCAGCAGCTTCAATTACCGCATCTCGTGACCGTAACCTGGTTCGTGGATTTCTAAGACGTGTTTCAAGTTGTTCCAGTTTCAACACGGCTTTCTCAATTAGAGCTTGACGGGAGTGTTTATCCTTATCTTCCTTTTGTGGATCCCATGTCCATAGGATACGAAAACCTTCAGATGACCTGATCGGGGATTCAACCATTTTCATCATGTCAGGTTGTCCAGTGTCATTCAGGTTCTGATGCCTCTCAACATTTTCCCAAAGAACCTTATGAGATTGAATGTATTCCCTGAACCAGCCATCTTCTCGTCTGTTTCGAGGTAATACTGTTATGAACCGACCTTCATTTTCATGAATATACTTCATGTTCTTTCCCGTGCACAACTTTGAATCTGCAACATATATGAAATCAGATCGTCCTACAAGTTCCCTGAGTACATCCCAAGCTTCCTGATATGTCGGGCTTTCACCGGTATTTCCATCACACGCTTTGTAATGGATTGGAACTGCACCATCTGCAGTTACCGTCAAAAACCACATCAGTTGCTTGAGGTCTGGTCGATGATCTTTGTTATGACCAAATGTTATGTTCAGGGATTCCTTCCCTCGTTTTCTCTCACCTGTTGCTTCCTCGTAGATGCCTGAGAAGGTTATGGTGGTGGAATCATTATGGAACCGGGACAGGTCCAGCTTGAATTCCTTGATGGCCCGGACAACAACTTCGGTCAAAATAGATGCCCGATCGACATCGAAAAGCATGTCAAGGTCCCGACCTACTCTGTCATCATTGAGTGAGGTTATTTGTTCTGAATCCAGACCAAAAAGTGTAGGTCGATACCGGGATGCCCAATCATGCAGGTCGTATATCGGTGTTCGATGAAGGATGATGTTACGAAGTAGAACTCCTATACTCTTTGAGGGGCTTACTTTTCGGGTGTTGGCTGTGTTGAGATGACGTTCGAGAGTGTCATCAAGTCCTATCCTTTTGATGAAATGGTTCACAATGGGAAGTGGACCGATCATGTGTGTTTCAAGTCTGAACGGCTCGATTTCGCTTATCTATTATATATAGTACCTACCAGTATATATACTGGTAGGTTTATTGTGTTTATGTATAAGATGATTCCAATGAATGATGTATCTGATTCCATTCCTGGCCTTGATGAATGCCGTCGTAAGTTCGAGGCTTATCGTGATGAACTTGGTCTGATCGGTTTCATTCTGACAGGGAGCATAGCAGAACGGTTCATGCGTTGCGGTACTGCTGGATGCAAATGCCAGACGGATCCTAAAGCTCTTCATGGTCCATACTATGAATGGACACGAAAGGTTCAGGGGAAAACGGTATCTGTGAGGTTGAAAAAGAATGAAGCTGAGCAGTTAATGGAATGGATCGGGAACAAAAGACGTTTTTATGAGATTATTTCAAAGATGGAAAAAATCTCGATTGAAGCAGCGAATTTAATTCAAATTTAAGCGATTTCAAAACTGCGGAAAATAGGATTAGTGTTGGTTAGTATTGGTTAATGGCGAAGGTATTGGTATAAGAACTATATTAATATTTCTACATCCGAAAAAAAAGATATTAAATCCCAATTTTACCTTTAATAATCCAAGTTTAGCACTTTTTTTTCTTTCTTTTGGATAATGTCTTCTGTTTTGTCAGGAAAAACCATCTAAATGTATTTATTACATCAAAATTCACATAAATCAGATTTTTGACTCCATTTATTCTATAATCCATAGTAACTGTCAAAGTTATGTTAAATGTAAGCTGAAAAAAATCCATATTCAGTGGATTAATGAGAAGCGCCGGGGTTGGGATTTGAACCCAAGTGTACCAGAAGATACAACAGGTCTCGAGCCTGCCGCATATAGACTCCAATGAGTCACACGGCTCCGTTGGATTAGTCCGCTCTGCCACCCCGGCAAATAGGGTAGGATGGTGTATACTGTCCGTGAATAGCTTTAAACTTCTGCATAGAACAAACTGTACAGTTAAATGAACACCGAAATTGATAAATGTTGTGTGAGGAGATAAATTAATGAGTATATTATCAGGTAAAAATGACCGATGGTTCTTTGAAAAAGGCACGAACAGATGTGAAAAGTAGTGTGAGAGACATCTTTCCCAATAAGCCAATAACGAACAATATTGAGAATGACAAATACCAACTTTTTTTTTAAGAAGCAAAAGATGCCATATTTCTTGCTGATGAAGCAGGAAACTTCATAGATGTCAACCGTGCCGCCTGTAAATCCCTGGGATATACCAGGGATGAACTCTTAGAAATGAATATCAAGGATGTAGATGCTGAGCACAGAGGACATGAAGCATTTCTAAAAGTAATAAATTACATTGTTGATGATATCGATTTCGAGGTGAACCAGCGCAAGAAGGATGGGACCCTCATGCCAGTGGAGATAACAGGCAATATCATCAATATTAATGGCAGGCTAATAACGATGGCCATTGCCCGGGATATAACCCTACGAAAGCGAGCTGAAACTGAACAAAATAAACTGTTTCTGGCAATCTCCACTTTAACCGATGGTCTCGCATTGACAGACGCCAATAACCTGTTTACTTACGTAAATGATGCTCATGCCCGGATATACGGTTATCCATCTGCAGAGCTTATCGGGATGACCTGGCGGAACCTTGTATTGCCAGAAATGATTATTCCAACTGAAAAGGCCTTGCAGGAGACACTTATGAACAGGAATGCAGGCTCTTTCTGCAGCGAGGTCCTTGCTCTTAAAAAAAATGGCAAAACGTTACCAGCTGAGATCAGGGCCACCGGTCTCTTTGATGAGAAAGGAGATTACCAGGGACATATATGTATCGTTCGGGATATCACCCCTCAAAAAGAGGTGGAGGAATCCCTTCATAAATATGCTATGGAACTGGAAAAGTCAAACCATGTAAAGGACCTGTTCACGGATATCATTCATCACGACCTTTTAAATTCCCTGAATATTTCGCGTAATTATATTGAAATACTTATGGATGACGAAAATGACCCTGAAAAAAAGGGCTACTTAGATGTCATTAACAGAAATATGGTCAAAAGTCTGGAGTTGATAGAAAGTGCCACTTTGCTCTCCAAACTTACGAGTCTGGAACGTATTGAATTCGAGGATCTGGATATAACGAAGGTCATTGAAAAGGTCATTGACAACTTTGAACCTCTTGCCTCTGAATCTGGGATGAGCATTGAAAATCACATCACTCAGAGCATTCCTACCAGAGCAAATCGAATAATTGAAGAAATATTTGCAAACTATATCTCAAATGCTATAAAATACGGGCGAATGGGCAAAAAGATTACTGTAGATGTCGAGGAAAATACCGATTCATGGAAGGTAAAGGTCATAGACTTTGGAGAAGGGATAAAGGACACCGATAAGACGGGGATATTTGAAAGATTCCACTCAATGGAAAAGAAAGGAGTAAAGGGTTCAGGATTAGGCCTGACAATTGTAAAAAAAATCGCAGCACTCCACGACTGGCGAGTATGGGTAGAAGATAATCCTGAGGGTGGGGCTATTTTTGTATTAGAGATTCCAAAATCATGACTCCAGGATGGTTTTTTCCGGTTCAACCTTGTTACATCATCCGTACACAGGTAATCTGTTTTCATCACAACCGGGGACGAATCACCCTGTTTCAGTGACACGACCGTATGTATCTGTTGTAGAAGAATAGTCTCGTAATTGAACAAATTGACAGACCAATTCATTCACTAACTGCCGGACCGCCATATCCCCTTACCTTAAATTCGGCCCCGATTTCCTCTGATATCCGGCGGCATTGCTCGATATCCACGGGCGGCAGGTCAAGTACGGTAAACCTGAGCTTGATACCCTCTTTCACAATATCCCTGGCAAAATCCTTCATCGATACGTAGGAATTCTTGTGCAATTGTGGCTGTACAAGCTGCTCATAGGTATTTTCATCATGGGTGTTCAGGCTGACCGATATCTCGTCAACACCTGCTTTTGCCAGTTCGTGTGCAACATCCCTGTCCGGAAACTGGAGTTTGGCATGCCCGATAGTATCTATCCGCACCCTGACCCCACGGACTTTGAGCCATTGTGTTATCTCAAGCACATCATCCAGCCGGGTCAGCGGTTCTCCCAGGCCGGTGAATACCACTTCGTTGAATTCGGACAGGTCATATTTGCCAAGTGCTTCGATCACTTCACTGACCTCAGGTTCCCTCGCCAGCACCAGGTTGTAACCGTAAACGCCATCGCCGTAATTCTTCACACAGAAGATACAGGAACAGGTACACCTATTCGTAATGTTCAGGTACATATTTCCATGTGCGGGGTAGGTAATTGTCCCCGGGTCCGGTTCATTCATTCATCTATCACTCTGCCACTCTTGTAATCTACTATTATTAATGACCTGTAAACCCTTAAGGTTATTCACCCAAACCCGGCGTTGAGGCTTTTCAACATCTTTTTCACGGGGTCAGGCAGCCGACCCCGCTGCAGGGCTTTCATCTGCTCCGGGGTTATCATTTTCATGGCCGTGCTCATCATAGGGTCAGACCTCATCAGCCCGTCCATCAGTTTCTTGACATATACCGAGGTCCT
Proteins encoded:
- a CDS encoding molecular chaperone TorD family protein, with the protein product MDKIKGCMQFRNNIYAFLYRMFLEEPPKQLAIDLVKGTFLIPSGLRNINSYTEEGGNLLNEYMMNCKDVGTVYEKLHEEFTTLFIGPGRLPAPPYESMYRDNKMRGPSLLELKQFYREAGVESNDYSEPEDNIAFELRFMNYLGEKLLHENDNTYLELQQRFIDEHLLKWVPDFCDELFASDKSDFYQGIAKFTKGFLLFDRQTLNELF
- a CDS encoding molybdopterin-dependent oxidoreductase: MISEKQKQFQLKITRRTFAKATVALSATATLGGYAGHRDFFKNDIIRLASAANDTQGIDETLIKTICSHCAVGCGVLGKVEDGELIGLEPWEDHPINHGGMCSKGTAIAEMVNSERRLKYPMEKVNGKWVRKSWDDAINKISAKMTEIRDTYGPDSVMFIGSAKMTNEECYLFRKMAAFWGTNNVDHQARICHSTTVAGLGNTWGFGAQTNNVNDMRHTKCAFFIGSNAAEAHPVSMQHFLTAKDRGAKLIVVDPRFTRTAGKADIYARMRPGTDIPILLGIVNVLVNNGWHDVEFIKNRTIGFEDLWEIAKDYTPEVVENISWVPADSIRLIARTMYENKPSTLVWAMGQTQHSVGTNNIRMDAIVSLVLGHAGMSGGGVQALRGHDNVQGSTDMCILAHSLPGYYGLSDKAWGHWVDVWNTKSPVTMDWMKGRFDLQNDSTLMNKNGFTVARWYEGAILPEDQIDQPHNIKMVIVWGHSLNSITEMKRMKEALEKVDLVVSVDPHSTIASALPERDNGIIALPASTVFEKDGTVTTTGRQVQWRNKLVEPRFDSKPDGEIIQMLTTKLGFGEHFTYSGPEEIVREWNLGMGAIALVGQTPERLKRQQEHCADFDVETTRATGGPCKGEYYGMPWPCWTPDHCGTPILYDVSKPVSDGGHDFRANWGTTVPDNPTGKHIGDDLLRGDKPVAQVGYAYDLTLNTSREALARGDPPTGRARARLWAWNLPDPVPIHREPIESPRPDLIEDYPTYDDVPFQYRVPAPYITNQTARKHIVDKYPVVLSTGRQVEHMGGGAETRSCPYTVELAPEMYAEISPALAADIGVKHWDFVWVETLRGKCKVRANVTKAMTKTPEQSHEVAFMPYHWAGIFEGKSYGDRYPPGTAELALGDSVNIICGDGYDRSMQMQETKVCQCKIYPA
- a CDS encoding 4Fe-4S dicluster domain-containing protein, producing the protein MVTNKFLADTDRCIKCGGCEVACKQQNDVPYGMRRIKVITINKGEPGEKNVPMPCMHCADPPCAKACPVDSIYKREDGVVLVDKDKCIGCGYCLFACPFGAPQFEASGIFGSKGKMDKCTFCVEPYQQKENGQLVQNDAVARCSKFCSCKGLLAGDAEKITAEMRERAATRLAVET
- a CDS encoding cytochrome b/b6 domain-containing protein — translated: MAGEAEQFIERFSRIQVAVHVTGALSILILYITGFPISFPEQLGWIPAILFGYSGTMFIHRVAGIVLSLAIFITVIYHTLNSIFIHEHFLRHVLPKKKDFSDVITDIKYTFGFGDEKPQYGKYSWMEKIDIYSVIFVDGIILGLSGAILMMPFLFMKIIPIHLMLSFKSIHAGFAIISMVGIFFHFYMAHLSPEHFPMDCGIFSGEMSVKEAEEKYPEWVREIKDEGVVVV
- a CDS encoding HAMP domain-containing protein, translating into MGIVATSAYTDEFFVELNKTRTIIFAVSLLSILLGGLIIYIFSNKITGPLNKMSEVGNKIANGELDTELPIITTNDEIQDISDTMNLLVGALKYLKNETKGK
- a CDS encoding Cache 3/Cache 2 fusion domain-containing protein: MNGESFYGRAFIVNAWYLTAYEPIIDSNTNEIIGILYVGVKEDIFQEKLKENMARQVIGKSGYIFILDEQGNYVLSKGRESDGDNIWEAEDEKGNKIIQEIVTNAKNLKAGETKTIYYPWKNKGELTARDSLVAYAYYPEWGLLQHLLIQMNSSLN
- a CDS encoding IS1634 family transposase; this encodes MIGPLPIVNHFIKRIGLDDTLERHLNTANTRKVSPSKSIGVLLRNIILHRTPIYDLHDWASRYRPTLFGLDSEQITSLNDDRVGRDLDMLFDVDRASILTEVVVRAIKEFKLDLSRFHNDSTTITFSGIYEEATGERKRGKESLNITFGHNKDHRPDLKQLMWFLTVTADGAVPIHYKACDGNTGESPTYQEAWDVLRELVGRSDFIYVADSKLCTGKNMKYIHENEGRFITVLPRNRREDGWFREYIQSHKVLWENVERHQNLNDTGQPDMMKMVESPIRSSEGFRILWTWDPQKEDKDKHSRQALIEKAVLKLEQLETRLRNPRTRLRSRDAVIEAADKALGEFAHRWVDYEILEEKETVFKQEKRGRPNSNTRFKCMVQKRFHVKWSSRKKNIDFDARSDGMFPLITNCEDLSLVEILDNYKYQPWLEKRHEQLKTVHKVAPVLLKSVTRIEGLLFVFFLAMLIQALIEREVRLEMKNDGLECISIYPEDRDCESPTASRLLSLFDNIEFHRLWSQNTLVQTFQTEILAKQIEVLRLAGVPLEAYSGDE
- a CDS encoding PAS domain-containing sensor histidine kinase, whose translation is MNIKDVDAEHRGHEAFLKVINYIVDDIDFEVNQRKKDGTLMPVEITGNIININGRLITMAIARDITLRKRAETEQNKLFLAISTLTDGLALTDANNLFTYVNDAHARIYGYPSAELIGMTWRNLVLPEMIIPTEKALQETLMNRNAGSFCSEVLALKKNGKTLPAEIRATGLFDEKGDYQGHICIVRDITPQKEVEESLHKYAMELEKSNHVKDLFTDIIHHDLLNSLNISRNYIEILMDDENDPEKKGYLDVINRNMVKSLELIESATLLSKLTSLERIEFEDLDITKVIEKVIDNFEPLASESGMSIENHITQSIPTRANRIIEEIFANYISNAIKYGRMGKKITVDVEENTDSWKVKVIDFGEGIKDTDKTGIFERFHSMEKKGVKGSGLGLTIVKKIAALHDWRVWVEDNPEGGAIFVLEIPKS
- a CDS encoding TatD family nuclease-associated radical SAM protein → MNEPDPGTITYPAHGNMYLNITNRCTCSCIFCVKNYGDGVYGYNLVLAREPEVSEVIEALGKYDLSEFNEVVFTGLGEPLTRLDDVLEITQWLKVRGVRVRIDTIGHAKLQFPDRDVAHELAKAGVDEISVSLNTHDENTYEQLVQPQLHKNSYVSMKDFARDIVKEGIKLRFTVLDLPPVDIEQCRRISEEIGAEFKVRGYGGPAVSE